ctacttcagatcgtaataacaaacacatatttgttcatcaagacttacatacatgcagtcatgtgtttattagaatagtttcagtaaaaccaccattacaaacaccatatgaaggaccgtaccgtgttatcaaacgaagcggtaaagtttataccattcagttaccaggtcgacaaacaaacatatcgatcgaccgtttaaaacctgcatatttattaaatgaaactgaagaaaacattacattatattcattgcctttacctgtacaagttaacaaaaaccttaccgataccatacctaacaaacataccaccaataccCAAAATACCACGTTACCGGACCCTACGAACAACTTGACGTCCCAGCCAGTAAGTtaagtgagttttttgctattactagctccatctatccatctatcatgtatgttaaattatcgCCATCGTGGTGGAGTTGCAGCGTACTTAATAGAATAggtggcagcactttcaatgcaaatatttttcatgtgccaatgaagggaagttgcacccccctggttgtcataatcactttaagaatatgagattagcgtaattgtattaagtttgaAATTGCTGTAagtaaatttgtagttatgtcttTTAGTGATAGTCAATTTGGGCCTATCGTAAAGCAGGAAttaaaagtgtgtgtattacgtcatgtttaatagataaatgtatgagtttggcgacatcagtttccatagtaaaatgacatgatgccacttctactagttttttctgttctgtgcaTTTACTTTGTAATTGTCTCTATCGTCTACATTTTTTCGTTTCACCGAGTTTCAAATTACGATTCTAAACATATTTCACGTCATTTGTTAGTGTCATCTGTCAGTGTGATTACTAATTGATTGTAATTTGTATCACAGTCACAGAGTTAtagcaaagagtataataacaTACGTACTTTGAGTTACACTTGAAACATTGTATTTTGTGAATTGTGAGATGATTGTAAACACAATATTTTAGAGAAATTATTTATAGCTTTACTAATTATTAAACTTAAGAATTTGttatttctattaatattatactagcGACATAGGGTATCTACAGAGATGTCGAAGAAAAGTATTGAAGACCTTGATTTATACTCAATACTTGATGTAAAAATTACAGCCACTGATTCTGAGGTAGGtaccattttttatattatcattttcCATTAATTTTATCCTATCGCTGTATTACCTTTCTAATATCTATGTTATTTTAGATCAAAAAAGCCTATAGAAAAAAGGCATTACAATGTCACCCTGATAAAAATCCTGATGATCCAAAAGCTGCTGCAGCCTTTCATGAATTATCTCAAGCATTAGAAATATTGACCGATAAATTAGCTCGCGACGCATATGATAAAGTTATAAGAGCTAAAGAAGCAGCTAAGTTACGGCACCAAGAGTTGGATAGTAAaagacaaaaattaaaagaagatTTAGAGAAGCGAGAAAAGGAAGCAAACTCAAATAGAGAGACAAAGTTAACTTGTGAGCAAAAACTTGCAGCTGAAATTGAACGTTTACAAAGAGAGGGTAGTAGATTGTTATTAGAAGAGCAACAGAGAGTTAAGGAGGAAATACAGAGGACACTTGGTAAAATAAATCAACCTGTCTGGGACTCGACTCTaaacagaattaaaattaaatggaaAGCAGACAAAAATGATCCAGATAATGGTGGatataatgaaacaaatttaagaCGTTTTTTGAGAAAGTATGGAGATATTGTAGCTTTAATTGTATCACCAAAGAAAAAGGGCAGTGCTCTTGTAGAATTTGCTACAAAAGAAGCATCTGAAATGGCTGTGGAGTTAGAAAAAGGTAAAATAGATATAAAAGAAAGACATTTTAGATTAAATTGTTTAGGTTATATTTCTGCACATGTTTCACCATTATTGGCATGGACCACAATGATCCTATATGGATCATGCATTTGTGCCAACTGCTGATTCACCCAT
The genomic region above belongs to Leptidea sinapis chromosome 31, ilLepSina1.1, whole genome shotgun sequence and contains:
- the LOC126974129 gene encoding dnaJ homolog subfamily C member 17; translation: MSKKSIEDLDLYSILDVKITATDSEIKKAYRKKALQCHPDKNPDDPKAAAAFHELSQALEILTDKLARDAYDKVIRAKEAAKLRHQELDSKRQKLKEDLEKREKEANSNRETKLTCEQKLAAEIERLQREGSRLLLEEQQRVKEEIQRTLGKINQPVWDSTLNRIKIKWKADKNDPDNGGYNETNLRRFLRKYGDIVALIVSPKKKGSALVEFATKEASEMAVELEKGLAENPLSLKWLNDRPILTTKKKPEEPSLISDRDYESVVLAKLRQAAERQKLIEELMKEEQGT